A region of Falco peregrinus isolate bFalPer1 chromosome 13, bFalPer1.pri, whole genome shotgun sequence DNA encodes the following proteins:
- the GPR174 gene encoding probable G-protein coupled receptor 174: protein MTNSSTCTETDLKPYYAITYTFILIPGLIGNTLALWVFYGYMKETKRAVIFMINLAIADLSQVLSLPLRIFYYLTGTWEFGGGLCMFCFYLKYVNMYASIYFLVCISVRRYLFLMHPFKFSDCKRICDVYISILGWVVVCVGCLPFPLLRLHQDAKNTCFVDLPVKEVDLPISIAMMTIGELLGFVTPLLIIVYCSWKTILSLKEKNSASHDLGEKKKALKMILTCALVFLICFAPYHISFPLDFFVKTKKIKNGCVQKVISVFHVVALCLASLNSCVDPVIYYFTTDEFRRRLSRQDLQDSIQLHHLSYVRKHSRDELREDAMDC from the coding sequence ATGACGAACAGTTCGACCTGCACTGAAACAGACCTCAAGCCCTACTACGCGATTACGTACACCTTCATCCTGATCCCTGGACTAATAGGGAACACATTAGCTTTATGGGTGTTCTATGGGTACATGAAAGAGACTAAAAGGGCTGTAATATTTATGATCAACTTAGCCATTGCGGATTTATCCCAGGTCTTGTCCTTGCCCCTGAGGATTTTCTACTACTTGACCGGGACGTGGGAATTTGGAGGAGGTCTCTGCATGTTTTGCTTCTACCTGAAGTACGTCAATATGTATGCAAGCATCTACTTCTTGGTTTGCATCAGCGTAAGACGATATTTGTTTCTTATGCACCCATTCAAATTCAGCGACTGCAAGCGCATCTGTGATGTGTATATCAGCATCCTTGGGTGGGTCGTGGTCTGTGTTGGCTGTTTGCCTTTCCCCCTTCTCAGACTTCACCAGGATGCAAAAAACACCTGTTTTGTGGATCTCCCCGTAAAGGAAGTTGATCTTCCCATCTCCATCGCGATGATGACCATAGGTGAATTGTTGGGGTTTGTAACACCCCTACTCATCATCGTATACTGCTCGTGGAAGACTATCTTatcactaaaagaaaaaaattctgcttcacatgaccttggggagaaaaaaaaggctttaaagaTGATTCTCACCTGCGCTCTGGTATTTCTGATTTGCTTTGCACCTTATCATATCAGCTTTCCACTGGATTTCTttgtcaaaaccaaaaagattaAAAACGGGTGTGTCCAGAAGGTGATCTCAGTGTTTCATGTTGTAGCTTTGTGCCTTGCCAGCCTGAACTCCTGCGTGGACCCAGTCATTTACTACTTTACTACAGATGAGTTCAGGAGACGCCTTTCCAGGCAGGATCTGCAAGACAGCATTCAGCTCCACCACCTCAGTTACGTGAGGAAGCACTCCAGAGATGAGCTCAGGGAGGACGCCATGGACTGCTAA